Proteins from a genomic interval of Gordonia sp. SL306:
- a CDS encoding L-lactate permease — MWDQNYAPYDSVYLSALVGAIPILVFLLGLVALKLKGVTAATISAVIAALVALIVFGMPLPKIVGAALYGAVSGLWPIAWIIVMAVWLYKIAVKSGQFTIIRTSIGGISNDQRIQVLLIAFCFGGLLEGAAGFGVPIAICAALLVELGFRPVKAAMLCLVANAGAGAYGAIGIPVIQGAKVGEVDLGSLSDWMIPVIQGLTALLPLILIAILDGWKGIRHTWPAWLLTGVVFSGTQCLVLWLAGPELTDILPPLLAMVALAGLTRIWQPSEVYREAGATAPDTTRYSVWEVIKAWSPFYFLTGAILVWSVTWFKNLFVPGGALDFTVLNIHMPWIDGTIVQHPPVSSTSTPLAAIWQVSLIGASGTAVLAAILVTGAFARITVPQALDQLRATISELWKPIVLILLVLMLAYISNLSGATAAIGLALANVGEIFPLVSPVIGWIGVFITGSVVNNNTLFAKLQAVTAHQLGIDPTLLVASNTGGGTMAKLVSAQSIAIAAAAVGETGNESSILRSTLKYSLVFLAVVCVTVFVLSLIA, encoded by the coding sequence ATGTGGGATCAGAACTACGCGCCATACGACTCGGTGTACCTTTCGGCGCTCGTCGGTGCGATCCCCATCCTGGTCTTTCTGCTCGGGCTGGTGGCACTGAAACTCAAAGGCGTCACGGCGGCCACGATCTCGGCGGTGATCGCCGCCCTGGTGGCCCTGATCGTCTTCGGGATGCCGCTCCCGAAGATCGTCGGCGCCGCACTCTACGGTGCGGTGTCCGGACTCTGGCCGATCGCATGGATCATCGTGATGGCCGTCTGGCTGTACAAGATCGCCGTCAAGAGTGGCCAGTTCACCATCATCCGGACCTCGATCGGCGGTATCTCCAACGATCAGCGGATCCAGGTGCTGCTGATCGCATTCTGTTTCGGCGGGCTCCTCGAAGGAGCGGCCGGATTCGGTGTTCCCATCGCGATCTGCGCCGCGCTCCTCGTCGAACTCGGATTCCGTCCCGTCAAGGCCGCCATGCTGTGTCTGGTCGCCAACGCCGGCGCAGGTGCCTACGGCGCGATCGGCATCCCGGTCATCCAGGGGGCCAAGGTCGGTGAGGTCGACCTCGGCTCCTTGTCCGATTGGATGATCCCGGTGATCCAGGGATTGACCGCACTCCTGCCGCTCATCCTGATCGCGATCCTCGACGGATGGAAGGGCATCCGGCACACGTGGCCGGCCTGGCTGCTGACCGGCGTGGTGTTCTCCGGTACGCAGTGTCTGGTCCTGTGGCTCGCCGGCCCCGAGCTCACCGACATCCTGCCGCCACTGCTCGCGATGGTCGCCCTGGCGGGCCTCACGCGCATCTGGCAACCCAGCGAGGTCTACCGTGAGGCCGGCGCCACCGCGCCCGACACCACCCGGTACTCGGTGTGGGAGGTGATCAAGGCGTGGTCGCCGTTCTACTTCCTGACCGGCGCGATCCTGGTGTGGAGTGTCACGTGGTTCAAGAACCTCTTCGTCCCGGGTGGTGCGCTCGACTTCACCGTGCTCAACATTCACATGCCGTGGATCGACGGCACGATCGTCCAGCATCCGCCGGTGTCGTCGACGTCTACCCCGCTGGCGGCGATCTGGCAGGTCAGTCTCATCGGCGCCTCGGGAACCGCTGTTCTCGCAGCCATTCTCGTCACCGGAGCGTTCGCCCGGATCACCGTCCCCCAGGCACTCGACCAACTCCGCGCGACGATCTCCGAGCTGTGGAAGCCGATCGTGCTGATCCTGTTGGTCCTCATGCTCGCCTACATCTCCAACCTGTCCGGCGCAACGGCCGCGATCGGGCTGGCATTGGCCAATGTCGGCGAGATATTCCCCCTCGTGTCCCCCGTCATCGGGTGGATCGGTGTGTTCATCACGGGTTCGGTGGTCAACAACAACACGCTGTTCGCCAAGCTCCAGGCCGTCACCGCACACCAGCTCGGGATCGACCCCACCCTGCTGGTCGCGTCGAACACCGGCGGCGGCACGATGGCGAAACTCGTCTCCGCACAATCGATCGCGATCGCGGCCGCCGCTGTCGGGGAGACGGGCAACGAGTCGTCCATCCTGCGGAGCACGCTCAAATACTCGCTGGTGTTCCTGGCCGTCGTGTGTGTGACGGTCTTCGTCCTGTCATTGATCGCATGA
- the bluB gene encoding 5,6-dimethylbenzimidazole synthase: MNVYEAIGARRDVRNEFSGDVVDDARLSRVLEAAHAAPSVGNTQPWDFVVVQDRDTLTRFAEHVSGCRADFARSLPADRAATFGPIVVEGIEQSGTGIVVTYDPGRGGRHILGRHTIDSTGRLSVGLAIENLWLAATAEGLGVGWVSFYQEPFLRELVGVPASVEVIAWLCVGPVTQLQSVPDLERFGWRARRSLSDVVHRETFGPPRPTGVRTQADE, translated from the coding sequence ATGAACGTCTACGAGGCGATCGGTGCTCGACGCGACGTCCGGAACGAATTCAGCGGCGACGTGGTCGACGACGCTCGGTTGTCGCGGGTTCTCGAGGCGGCCCACGCCGCTCCGAGTGTCGGCAACACCCAGCCGTGGGATTTCGTGGTTGTTCAGGATCGCGACACGCTGACCCGGTTCGCCGAGCACGTGTCCGGCTGCCGCGCCGACTTCGCGCGGTCGCTGCCCGCCGATCGAGCGGCGACCTTCGGGCCCATCGTGGTCGAGGGAATCGAGCAATCAGGGACCGGCATCGTGGTCACCTACGACCCCGGCCGAGGCGGCAGGCACATCCTCGGCCGACACACGATCGACTCGACCGGTCGGCTCTCCGTGGGGCTGGCGATCGAGAACCTGTGGCTCGCGGCAACCGCCGAAGGACTCGGCGTCGGCTGGGTCTCGTTCTATCAGGAGCCGTTTCTGCGCGAGCTCGTCGGTGTCCCCGCGTCGGTGGAGGTGATCGCCTGGCTGTGTGTCGGGCCGGTCACCCAGCTGCAGAGCGTGCCCGATCTCGAACGATTCGGCTGGCGCGCGCGACGGTCGTTGTCGGATGTCGTGCACCGGGAGACCTTCGGGCCGCCTCGTCCGACCGGTGTGCGGACGCAGGCCGATGAGTGA
- a CDS encoding class I SAM-dependent DNA methyltransferase, with amino-acid sequence MGTRWEQADAPKGDAYDARWSQMAAAGQDIHGEADLVGSLLDQIGGTRVLDAGCGTGRVAIELRRRGFETVGVDADTTMLDTARRNDPDIEWIHADLADLGSHLVDDLFDVVALAGNVMIFVHPGTEESVIAQLARRLRPGGLLVAGFALRPDRISLEEYEQCASSAGLTPFDRWATWDRLPFDGGDYAVSAHRRAG; translated from the coding sequence ATGGGCACTCGATGGGAACAGGCCGACGCACCGAAGGGCGATGCCTACGATGCCAGGTGGTCGCAGATGGCTGCGGCCGGGCAGGACATCCACGGCGAGGCCGATCTCGTGGGATCGCTACTCGATCAGATCGGGGGGACACGTGTGCTCGATGCCGGATGCGGGACCGGCCGGGTGGCGATCGAACTCCGTCGACGCGGCTTCGAGACGGTGGGCGTCGACGCCGACACGACGATGCTGGACACGGCCCGACGCAACGACCCCGACATCGAGTGGATACACGCCGACCTAGCCGATCTCGGATCACACCTGGTCGACGACCTCTTCGATGTCGTGGCATTGGCCGGCAACGTGATGATCTTCGTTCATCCCGGCACCGAGGAGTCGGTGATCGCTCAGCTGGCGCGACGACTGCGGCCCGGCGGGCTGCTCGTCGCCGGGTTCGCGCTCCGACCGGATCGGATCTCGCTCGAAGAGTACGAACAGTGCGCATCGTCGGCGGGGCTGACACCGTTCGACCGCTGGGCCACCTGGGATCGCCTGCCGTTCGACGGCGGCGACTATGCGGTGTCGGCACACCGACGCGCGGGCTGA
- a CDS encoding GTP cyclohydrolase II yields the protein MTADLNANSVPPTTPGAVGHIRLTSHSGGSDALPIRWGATTAAERGPVVGTTSRRAHRNVIGTHSGSYSVYRALAVAAGALSREHRADLTDTAPTDVVGPYPQWWEPGAIVSLDPWGAMTAEAFRTELAAGHDIRPTIAITKAHVVLPEIADAIAKGRLHPDGRYLLASGAASVTKAAIEPVWHLPSVAERFGCTEAELRRVLFEETGGMYPELVTRSDLEVFLPPIGGQTVYIFGSAGDLADPTIELTARVHDECNGSDVFGSDICTCRPYLTHAIEEGIRGAQSGGVGLVSYSRKEGRALGEVTKFLVYNARKRQVGGDTADQYFARTECVAGVQDMRFQELMPDVLHWLGVRKIHRLVSMSNMKYDAITGSGIEVGERVNIPDYLVPEDAQVEIDAKMAAGYFTPGPVPDAVELGKAKGRGLDG from the coding sequence ATGACCGCAGATCTGAACGCGAACTCCGTGCCACCGACCACACCCGGGGCCGTCGGTCACATCCGGCTGACGTCACACAGCGGCGGCTCCGACGCCTTGCCCATCAGGTGGGGGGCAACGACCGCCGCCGAACGCGGCCCCGTCGTCGGCACCACGTCGCGACGTGCACATCGAAATGTCATCGGCACCCACAGTGGGTCGTACAGCGTCTATCGGGCACTCGCCGTGGCAGCCGGAGCGCTCTCCCGCGAGCATCGCGCCGACCTCACCGACACCGCCCCCACCGACGTGGTTGGCCCCTATCCACAGTGGTGGGAGCCAGGAGCGATCGTCAGCCTGGATCCTTGGGGTGCGATGACGGCCGAGGCGTTTCGCACCGAGCTGGCCGCAGGCCACGACATCCGTCCCACCATCGCGATCACCAAAGCGCACGTGGTGCTGCCGGAGATCGCCGACGCCATCGCCAAGGGACGGCTGCACCCGGACGGCCGGTATCTCCTGGCATCGGGCGCTGCGTCGGTCACCAAGGCAGCGATCGAACCGGTGTGGCATCTGCCCAGCGTCGCAGAGCGTTTCGGGTGCACCGAGGCCGAACTGCGACGCGTCCTGTTCGAGGAGACCGGCGGCATGTATCCGGAACTGGTCACCCGATCCGATCTCGAGGTGTTTCTGCCGCCCATCGGCGGTCAGACCGTCTATATCTTCGGCAGCGCAGGCGATCTCGCCGATCCCACGATCGAACTCACCGCCCGCGTCCACGATGAGTGCAACGGCTCCGACGTCTTCGGGTCCGACATCTGCACCTGCCGTCCCTACCTGACACACGCCATCGAGGAGGGCATCCGGGGCGCGCAAAGCGGAGGGGTCGGTCTGGTCTCCTACTCGCGCAAGGAGGGACGTGCGCTCGGAGAGGTGACCAAGTTCCTCGTGTACAACGCACGCAAACGCCAAGTCGGCGGCGACACCGCGGACCAGTACTTCGCGCGGACCGAATGTGTTGCCGGCGTGCAGGACATGCGATTCCAGGAGCTCATGCCCGATGTCCTGCACTGGCTCGGCGTACGCAAGATCCACCGGCTCGTCTCGATGAGCAACATGAAGTACGACGCCATCACCGGATCCGGGATCGAGGTGGGCGAGCGGGTCAACATTCCCGACTACCTGGTTCCCGAGGACGCACAGGTGGAGATCGACGCCAAGATGGCGGCCGGCTACTTCACGCCGGGCCCGGTTCCGGATGCCGTCGAACTCGGTAAGGCCAAAGGACGAGGGCTGGACGGATGA
- a CDS encoding URC4/urg3 family protein, with protein MIADTAGSAPRHDTGNLHDGVALLRTTTAVRERAAALVERARGGGSRWFAVHDDARAAAADEVASVTRQRYPDLDIPFHSRWRHFETGGVDRLASIDDRLPTDTVERVRSLTDLAVISVLLDAGAGPDWTFHETATGLRIARSEGLAVASWHAFVAGLFSSDPRQPLQVDATALQQLTAESLGAAFQMSATNPLVGVDGRVELLRRLGAALATQPQVFGTSGRPGHLLDFATSSPRSSVAATDILAALLGSLSGIWLSGNSIGGQPLGDCWRHDAVAGPGVTDGWMPFHKLSQWLTFSLLEPLAWAGVDVTGIDELTPLPEYRNGGLLLDTGVVELRDQDLVHKIWSPGDELVVEWRALTVGLIDELAPLVRDTLGVDREKLPLACVLEGGTWAAGRALAGRLRNGLPPLTVASDGTVF; from the coding sequence ATGATCGCCGACACCGCCGGGAGTGCCCCGCGGCACGACACCGGCAACCTCCATGACGGCGTCGCACTGCTCCGCACGACCACGGCCGTCCGGGAACGCGCCGCTGCGCTCGTGGAGCGGGCCAGGGGCGGCGGGTCGAGGTGGTTCGCGGTGCACGACGACGCACGCGCGGCCGCCGCAGACGAGGTCGCCTCGGTCACCCGGCAGCGCTACCCCGATCTGGACATCCCGTTTCACAGCCGGTGGCGGCATTTCGAGACCGGCGGCGTCGACCGCCTGGCCTCGATCGACGACCGACTTCCCACCGATACGGTCGAGCGAGTCCGTTCACTGACCGACCTCGCGGTGATCAGCGTGCTCCTCGACGCCGGAGCGGGCCCCGACTGGACCTTCCACGAGACGGCCACCGGACTCCGGATCGCGAGATCCGAAGGTCTCGCGGTCGCGAGTTGGCATGCATTCGTGGCCGGCCTGTTCTCCAGCGATCCGCGACAACCGCTGCAGGTCGACGCAACCGCCCTGCAGCAGCTGACTGCCGAGTCACTCGGCGCGGCCTTCCAGATGAGCGCGACCAATCCTCTGGTCGGTGTGGACGGACGCGTCGAGTTGCTCCGTCGGCTCGGAGCCGCCCTGGCGACGCAGCCGCAGGTGTTCGGTACTTCCGGCAGGCCCGGGCACCTCCTCGACTTCGCCACCTCGTCGCCCCGATCATCGGTGGCCGCGACCGACATCCTGGCCGCGTTGCTCGGGTCGTTGTCCGGCATCTGGCTGTCCGGCAACAGCATCGGCGGCCAACCGCTCGGCGACTGCTGGCGCCACGATGCGGTGGCCGGACCTGGTGTGACCGACGGGTGGATGCCGTTCCACAAGCTCTCGCAATGGTTGACCTTCTCGCTGCTCGAGCCACTGGCGTGGGCAGGCGTGGACGTCACCGGTATCGACGAGCTGACCCCGCTCCCCGAATACCGCAACGGCGGACTGCTGCTCGACACCGGCGTCGTCGAACTGCGCGACCAGGACCTCGTACACAAGATCTGGTCACCCGGCGACGAACTCGTCGTGGAATGGCGCGCACTCACGGTCGGCCTGATCGACGAACTCGCGCCGCTGGTCCGCGACACCCTCGGGGTCGACCGGGAAAAGCTGCCGCTCGCCTGTGTCCTCGAGGGAGGGACCTGGGCCGCCGGACGCGCGCTGGCGGGTCGGCTCCGCAACGGTCTGCCGCCCCTGACCGTCGCAAGCGACGGCACCGTCTTCTAG
- the upp gene encoding uracil phosphoribosyltransferase codes for MDDVVLIEHPLVQHKLTLMRRKDTSTNDFRRLLNEISTLMAYEVLHDMPMQPITIETPLETMTANVIDGKKVVFASILRAGTGIVDGMLTVVPGARVGHIGLYRDPKTRVAVEYYFKMPGELTERDVVIADPMLATGHSAVAAVDRIKEYSPRSIKFVCLLTCPEGIAALHAAHPDVPIFTAAVDRGLDDDGYIVPGIGDAGDRIFGTT; via the coding sequence ATGGACGACGTCGTTCTCATCGAACACCCACTGGTGCAACACAAATTGACCCTGATGCGCCGCAAGGACACCTCCACCAACGATTTCCGACGCCTGCTCAACGAGATCTCCACGCTCATGGCATACGAGGTCCTACACGACATGCCGATGCAGCCGATCACGATCGAGACGCCGCTGGAAACGATGACCGCGAATGTCATCGACGGCAAGAAGGTGGTGTTCGCATCGATCCTGCGCGCGGGCACCGGGATCGTCGACGGGATGCTGACCGTGGTGCCCGGCGCGCGCGTCGGCCACATCGGGCTCTACCGGGATCCGAAGACGCGGGTTGCCGTCGAGTATTACTTCAAGATGCCCGGCGAACTCACCGAACGCGACGTGGTGATCGCCGATCCCATGCTCGCCACGGGACATTCGGCGGTCGCCGCCGTGGATCGCATCAAGGAGTACTCACCGCGATCCATCAAATTCGTGTGTCTGCTGACCTGCCCGGAGGGCATCGCCGCGCTGCACGCCGCCCATCCCGACGTCCCCATCTTCACCGCCGCCGTCGACCGCGGACTCGACGACGACGGATACATCGTGCCGGGCATCGGCGATGCAGGCGACCGGATCTTCGGTACGACGTGA
- a CDS encoding CPBP family intramembrane glutamic endopeptidase gives MTSPERSSDRPAHPDVAALRTRSVWMLVAVVGFLVATNVVAHFTGRWTGMLAVPVAAVLLVTGTRLAGLQWREMGLSRSELRSGVPYAVAAVVVVFAVVSVAVAIPATRQFFLSDRYDSASEAALAALVVIPLQTVLPEELLFRGVLQGSLGRLFGVRATLGLGAVAFGFWHISSSLGLTSGNAGLSGVLGSGTLGQIAGILGAVVATALAGLVLGWLRYRANSLLAPIALHWALNAIGAVGAAVAWHLPS, from the coding sequence ATGACATCACCGGAACGCTCCTCGGACAGGCCGGCACATCCCGACGTCGCGGCATTGCGCACCCGTTCGGTGTGGATGCTGGTCGCGGTTGTCGGATTCCTTGTGGCCACCAACGTCGTCGCGCATTTCACCGGGCGGTGGACCGGGATGCTCGCGGTGCCGGTCGCGGCCGTGCTGCTCGTCACCGGCACCCGCTTGGCGGGCCTCCAATGGCGTGAGATGGGTCTGAGTCGTTCGGAGCTACGGTCCGGGGTTCCGTACGCGGTGGCCGCAGTGGTCGTCGTGTTCGCCGTCGTGTCGGTGGCCGTGGCGATCCCGGCCACGCGGCAGTTCTTCTTGTCCGATCGCTACGACAGCGCATCAGAGGCGGCACTGGCCGCACTCGTGGTCATCCCGCTGCAGACGGTGTTGCCTGAGGAGTTGCTCTTCCGGGGTGTCCTACAGGGGTCACTGGGGCGCCTGTTCGGGGTGCGCGCCACGTTGGGACTGGGTGCCGTCGCCTTCGGGTTCTGGCACATCAGTTCGTCGCTCGGGTTGACGTCGGGGAATGCCGGTCTCAGTGGAGTTCTCGGCTCGGGCACGCTCGGTCAGATCGCAGGCATTCTCGGTGCGGTCGTGGCGACGGCGCTGGCCGGACTCGTGCTGGGCTGGTTACGGTATCGCGCCAACAGCCTGCTGGCCCCGATCGCGCTGCACTGGGCGCTCAACGCGATCGGCGCGGTGGGTGCGGCGGTCGCCTGGCATCTGCCGTCCTGA
- a CDS encoding TetR family transcriptional regulator → MTGRGRGRPRLVDESGGNRAAIVASARELFSDHGFDRTTMRAIGKRAGVDPALIHHYFGTKDALLVEALRPEIDVEAVFAGVDAVHSPGIEFVRRLVGFWEGHPEARARVIALMKVATTRDEIAAEMREFQLGVVRSALSRVVTDDDPELRYGLVATQIFGLALMRYIVKVPAIRDATADELAALVGPVVQGYLTGPLGAPAARR, encoded by the coding sequence GTGACCGGTCGAGGGCGTGGCCGTCCACGTCTCGTCGACGAGTCGGGTGGCAATCGGGCGGCAATCGTGGCGTCTGCACGTGAGCTGTTCTCGGACCACGGATTCGATCGAACGACCATGCGCGCGATCGGAAAGCGGGCCGGTGTCGACCCGGCCCTCATCCACCACTATTTCGGGACCAAGGATGCGCTCCTGGTCGAAGCCTTGCGGCCCGAGATCGACGTGGAGGCCGTGTTCGCCGGCGTGGACGCCGTGCACTCGCCGGGGATCGAGTTCGTCCGACGACTCGTCGGCTTCTGGGAGGGGCATCCGGAGGCGCGCGCACGCGTGATCGCGTTGATGAAGGTGGCCACCACCCGCGACGAGATCGCCGCCGAGATGCGCGAATTCCAGCTCGGCGTGGTGCGGTCTGCGCTGAGCCGGGTCGTCACCGACGATGACCCCGAACTCCGGTACGGACTGGTTGCCACGCAGATATTCGGCCTCGCCTTGATGCGCTACATCGTCAAGGTGCCCGCGATCCGGGATGCGACCGCCGACGAGCTCGCCGCACTAGTCGGCCCGGTGGTCCAGGGCTATCTCACTGGTCCACTCGGGGCTCCCGCTGCTCGTCGATGA
- a CDS encoding ABC transporter ATP-binding protein, whose translation MSPDVLRARSVTRRFGDFIAVDDVSMAVGPGEVVGLLGANGAGKTTLIRMLLGLLGVSQGSVELLGGLPDRARRAHLGYVPQNLGLYRDLTVQENLSFSAGSYGVRVPALPDRLGDVGDTLVGDLALGAQRQTAFVVALAHDPTVLVLDEPTSGVDALSRAGLWDTIRAQADSGVGVLVTTHYMEEAQQCDRLLLMAGGRLVAEGSEDDIIGDTRAVAVQTEDWAHAFAVLNDAGIPVILAGRAIRVPDPDKRLLSDVLSSAGIDARLESVRATIEERMLVLARGADG comes from the coding sequence ATGAGTCCCGACGTCCTGCGCGCGCGTTCGGTCACAAGGAGATTCGGTGACTTCATCGCGGTCGACGACGTATCGATGGCGGTGGGTCCCGGTGAGGTGGTCGGCCTTCTCGGTGCGAACGGGGCCGGGAAGACCACGCTGATCCGGATGCTGCTCGGGCTGTTGGGGGTCTCGCAGGGTTCGGTCGAGCTGCTCGGCGGTCTGCCTGACCGTGCGCGGCGCGCGCACCTCGGATATGTACCCCAGAACCTCGGTCTGTACCGCGATCTCACCGTGCAGGAGAACTTGTCGTTCAGCGCCGGGTCCTACGGGGTGCGGGTTCCGGCACTGCCGGACCGCCTCGGAGACGTGGGCGACACGTTGGTCGGGGACCTCGCGCTCGGAGCCCAGCGGCAGACGGCGTTCGTCGTCGCGCTGGCCCACGATCCGACCGTGTTGGTGCTCGACGAACCGACCTCGGGAGTCGATGCGTTGTCGCGGGCCGGGCTGTGGGACACGATCCGCGCCCAGGCCGACAGCGGTGTGGGGGTACTGGTCACCACCCACTACATGGAGGAGGCCCAGCAGTGCGATCGGCTGTTGCTCATGGCCGGTGGACGACTGGTCGCCGAGGGGAGTGAGGACGACATCATCGGGGATACGCGTGCGGTCGCGGTGCAGACCGAGGACTGGGCTCACGCGTTCGCGGTGCTCAACGATGCGGGTATCCCGGTGATACTGGCAGGACGCGCGATCCGGGTGCCGGATCCCGACAAGCGGTTGCTCTCGGATGTGTTGTCCTCGGCGGGTATCGACGCTCGGCTGGAGTCGGTCCGCGCGACGATCGAGGAACGGATGTTGGTGTTGGCCCGCGGGGCCGACGGGTGA
- a CDS encoding ABC transporter ATP-binding protein has translation MIASARSVTVRFGDTTALDDVTVDVPAGQVVALVGGDGAGKSTLLRVFAGEIAPEDGTVHAPGKHGIGFLSAGPGSWAALTVRQNLDFVGGIYGLGGERLNRRREELIERSGLGVAADRLASALSGGMRRKLGAAMAMLHRPELLLLDEPSTGVDPVSRIDLWRMVSEAATDGAAVLMSTTYLDEAERAGDLVVLDDGRALVHGSYDDVRAGFTGTITRSADPVRPEWSWRRGRERHEYWPDRPTEAETVTVSPDLEDIVIALSLERRRKGHLS, from the coding sequence ATGATCGCCTCGGCGCGTTCGGTGACTGTTCGATTCGGTGACACAACGGCTCTCGACGATGTGACCGTCGACGTGCCGGCGGGTCAGGTGGTGGCGCTCGTCGGCGGAGATGGCGCAGGCAAATCGACACTCCTGCGTGTGTTCGCGGGCGAGATCGCACCGGAGGACGGAACGGTGCACGCACCCGGCAAGCACGGTATCGGGTTCCTCTCGGCGGGGCCGGGCAGCTGGGCGGCCCTCACCGTCCGGCAGAACCTCGATTTCGTCGGTGGCATCTACGGACTCGGCGGCGAGAGGCTGAACCGACGGCGGGAGGAACTGATCGAGCGGTCGGGACTCGGTGTTGCGGCCGACCGTCTGGCGTCCGCATTGTCCGGCGGTATGCGGCGCAAACTGGGCGCAGCGATGGCGATGTTGCACCGGCCCGAGCTGTTGCTCCTGGACGAACCGAGTACGGGCGTGGATCCGGTGAGCCGGATCGATCTGTGGCGCATGGTCTCCGAGGCGGCCACCGACGGTGCTGCGGTGCTGATGTCGACGACGTACCTCGACGAGGCCGAGCGCGCAGGCGATCTCGTGGTGCTCGACGACGGGCGAGCCCTGGTCCACGGCTCCTACGACGACGTGCGGGCGGGATTCACCGGCACCATCACCCGGAGCGCCGACCCGGTCCGGCCGGAGTGGTCATGGCGGCGGGGTCGGGAGCGACATGAATACTGGCCGGATCGACCGACGGAGGCCGAGACCGTGACTGTGTCGCCGGATCTCGAGGACATCGTGATCGCGCTGTCGCTCGAGCGCCGTCGGAAAGGTCACCTCTCATGA
- a CDS encoding ABC transporter permease, protein MRAMILKEFRELRRDRRTLAMLVVLPLLLLVIFGYAANFYVSSVPTAVTGPSAQQVASALPSYFDVTVTAPADSRDQAQDLLRENKVDVALVTGADPGAQVTALVDGSNLFAAQSTVSILNKLGERVDTEVLFNPDLKTSWVMVPAIIGLILTFIGTIVTSIGLVREREAGTLEQLAVMPIRPSQVILGKIVPYFLLAALDMIVVTVLGMLLFGVPFNGNVFVFALGAAIFLFVVLGLGVLISTISQTTGQAIQTAFFFLLPQILLSGMIFPLDAMAEGVRWIGYLLPLTYFTMISQGVMLRDAPITSLWLPLVVLTVMAVVVFTGATLRFRRDLAPDASKSHASRANAA, encoded by the coding sequence ATGCGCGCCATGATTCTCAAGGAATTCCGCGAACTGCGACGGGACCGCCGCACCCTGGCAATGCTTGTCGTGCTTCCTCTGCTGCTCCTGGTGATCTTCGGGTACGCCGCGAACTTCTACGTGTCGTCGGTGCCGACCGCGGTGACCGGGCCGTCCGCGCAACAGGTGGCGTCGGCGCTGCCCTCGTACTTCGACGTCACCGTCACCGCGCCGGCTGACAGCCGCGACCAGGCGCAGGATCTGTTGCGGGAGAACAAGGTCGATGTCGCACTGGTCACCGGGGCCGATCCGGGTGCGCAGGTCACCGCCCTGGTGGACGGGTCGAACCTGTTCGCGGCGCAGTCGACGGTGTCGATTCTCAACAAGCTGGGCGAGCGGGTCGACACCGAGGTGTTGTTCAATCCCGACCTCAAGACGTCGTGGGTGATGGTGCCCGCGATCATCGGACTGATCTTGACCTTCATCGGCACGATCGTCACCAGTATCGGCCTCGTCAGGGAACGTGAGGCAGGCACTCTGGAACAACTGGCTGTCATGCCCATCCGGCCCAGCCAGGTGATCCTGGGCAAGATCGTGCCCTACTTTCTGCTTGCCGCATTGGACATGATCGTGGTGACGGTCCTGGGCATGCTGCTGTTCGGTGTGCCTTTCAACGGCAATGTGTTCGTGTTCGCGCTCGGGGCGGCCATCTTCTTGTTCGTCGTCCTGGGGCTGGGAGTACTCATATCGACGATCTCGCAGACCACCGGGCAGGCGATCCAGACGGCGTTCTTCTTCCTGCTGCCGCAGATCCTGCTGTCCGGGATGATCTTTCCACTCGACGCCATGGCCGAGGGCGTTCGATGGATCGGGTACCTGCTCCCGCTGACCTACTTCACGATGATCTCGCAGGGTGTGATGCTGCGGGATGCGCCGATCACGTCGTTGTGGTTGCCGTTGGTGGTGTTGACGGTGATGGCGGTCGTCGTCTTCACGGGCGCAACCCTGCGATTCCGTCGTGATCTCGCGCCTGATGCGTCGAAGTCGCATGCATCGAGAGCCAACGCGGCATGA